The Chloracidobacterium sp. genome contains the following window.
ATCGGATGAACATACTGAATGAGCAGATTTCTCGACCGCAGGTCGGGGAAAACGGAGTGAGAACATTATGCCTACCGTAAAGGTTCGCAATTTGAAGAATAAAGAGGTCGGGGAAGTAGAGCTTGCTGATGCCGTGTTCGGCGTCGAATTGAATGAAGCTTTGATCCACTCGGCTGTTATGAATTATCAGGCCAACGGCCGACAGGGAACTTCCGCGACGAAAACGCGTGGAAACGTCTCGGGTTCGGGCCGCAAGCTCTGGAAGCAGAAGGGAACCGGCCGGGCGCGTATCGCATCGCTTCGTTCACCTTTATGGAAGGGCGGTGGTAACGTACACGGACCGCAGCCCCGCGACTGGTCCTACCAGATGCCGAAGAAAATGCGCCGCGGTGCTTTGCGTTCGGCACTCTCAGAAAGACTTCGCGAAGGCAACCTGATCATTATTGATGAGTTTGGCATAGCAAATGCGAAAACCTCCGAGTTTCTGGGCGTGTTGGATACTTTGGGCCTTGTCGAGAACAAGAAACGTGCCAAGACGCTGATCATTGATTCGCTTGATAACGAGAATCTTATTCTCTCGTCGCGGAACATTCAAAAGACGAAGGTCACGAATAGTTTTGGCTTGAACATCTACGACATCATCTATCACGAAAAGCTTCTGATCTCGAAAGCGGCGCTTGCGGAATTAAGTGCACTGCTTGATCCGAAGCGTGAGACCGGCAAGGTCGCAGCAGCAGTGGTGGAAGTAGAGGTCGAGGAAAAGCCGAAGGCGAAGAAAGAAGCAAAGCCGAAAGCCGTAAAGGCACCGAAGGCCGAGGCCGCACCGGTAGTTGAAGAAGCTCCGGCGGTAGAGACAGCAGAGGAGGCGACTGAAAATGAGTAGTTTAGGAGTTTGGGATATATTGAAGTCGCCGGTCATCACCGAAAAGAGCGTAATTCTTAAGGAAGATTCGACCGAAGAGAACGACACTCGTAAGCAGGGACAGGTCTTGACGTTTCGTGTTGACAAGAAGGCTAACAAGATCGCCATCAAGGCAGCGGTCGAAGAGATCTTCAATGTGAAAGTGGCTGCGGTCCGAACAATTCAGTACGACGGCAAGGTCAAGAAGCGCGGCCGCATCGAAGGTCGACGTCCGGGATTCAAAAAGGCATACGTAACCCTCAGAAAGGGCGAGCCGATGGTTGATTACGCTGAGGCGATCTAAGAACTGCGACAAACTTTTAGTTTGTCGAAAAAGGCGTCGTCAAACTGAAGTTTGACGGACAATTTAAGAATATGGGAATCAAGAGATTAAAACCGACATCACCGGCGAGACGTTATCAAACGTATTTGACCCGCGATGAATTGACCCCGAACGCAGTACCCGAAAAATCACTGCTCGAGGCCAAAAAGAGAATTTCAGGACGCAACAACGACGGACGTATAACGATCCGGCGCCGAGGCGGAGGCCACAAGCGTTTTTACCGTATCATAGACTTCAAGCGTGACAAATCTGGCATTCCCGGAAAGGTCGCTCAGCTTGAATACGATCCGAACCGCTCGGCACATATTGCACTGATCAATTACCTTGACGGCGAAAAGCGATACATTCTCGCACCGGTCGGGTTGACCGTAGGAACGATGATCCTGAGCGGTGAGGATGCTGACATCCTGCCGGGAAATGCACTGCCGATCAAGAATATCCCGCTTGGCACCGAAGTCCATAATATTGAACTTCGTCCGGGCAAGGGTGGGCAGATGGTCCGTTCGGCAGGTGGCTTTGCTCAGATCGTCGCTAAAGACGGTGCTTTTGCTCAGCTACGTATGCCATCGGGCGAAGTCCGAAAGGTGCCCGTTGTTTGTATGGCAACCGTTGGCCAGGTCGGTAACACGGAACACGAAAATGTTTCGCTCGGTAAAGCCGGACGATCACGCTGGATGGGTAGACGTCCGAAGGTTCGTGGTGTAGCTATGAACCCGGTCGATCACCCGCACGGTGGTGGTGAAGGTAAGACGTCAGGCGGACGTAACCCGGTCACCCCCTGGGGACAACCGACCCGCGGATATAAGACGCGTCGCAATAAACGCACGACCAATATGATCGTGAAGGACAGAAGAAGGAAATAAGTGATCAGTGATGAATTAGAAGCGAATTGCCACTCATCACTCACAACTATAAAGATATGCCACGTTCATTAAAAAAAGGACCGTTCATCGATCTTAGCGTTCAGAAGACGCTCCGCCGAATTTTAGAAGGCGGACCGAAGCCGCCGGCGATCAAGACCTGGTCGCGGCGTTCGACGATCTCGCCGGATATGGTCGGATTGACCTTTGGCGTCCATAACGGCAAACGCCACATCCCGGTTTTCGTGACCGAGAATATGGTCGGACACAAGTTAGGTGAGTTTTCGCCGACGCGGATGTTCAAGGGACACCCGGGCACGAAGGCTGAGAAAATGGCGAAGAGGAAATAGCTGGTAGATCGGTGCGTCGTGTGATTTGCCGGCGACGGTATCATCACCGCATCACGCTGATACTGAGCAGCGAACTAAGAATATGGAAGCGATAGCAAAATTAAAACACCTGAAGGGCTCGCCGCGTAAGGCAAGGCTCGTGATCGACCTGATCCGCGGCCAGAATGTATCTCAGGCGTTGTCCATCTTGAAATTTACGGACAAGAGAGCGGCTTTGCCGATCTCAAAGTGCCTGAATTCCGCGATTGCCAATGCGACGTACCTCGCCGAGCAGCAGAACATAGCGATTGATCCGGATGATCTCTGGGTAAACCTTTGCTTTGTGGATATGGGCCCGACGAAGAATCGCCGCCGTATGCGACCGGCACCCCAGGGACGTGCATACCGCGAGCAGCGTCACTATTGCCACATCACGATCCAGGTGACCAGCGAAGATAAACCGAAGACGGAGAAGCAGTTGCTGGCAGAAGCCTCGAAGAAGGTAAAGCCTTTGGGCAAGAAGTTGGCAGCTAAGGCCGCCGGTGCCGAGCCGAAGAAAGCAAAAGCTGAAAAGCCTGTAGCTGACGCGATCGTCGAAGAAGTGGTCGAAACCACTCCGGTGGTCGAGACGGTCGAAGAAGCGGTCGTCGAAACGGCGGCTGAAACGGTTGAAACAGTGGAGACGACCGAAGCAGAAGCTCCGGTTGAAACGGTTGAGGCAGAAAATGCTGACGCCCCGGCTGCAGAAAGCGAGGACGCTGAAAAGAAAGATTAAGGTTTTTTTATGGGACAGAAAGTTCATCCATACGGCTTCAGAGTCGGATACAACAAAGATTGGCACTCGCACTGGTTTGCGAAAGGTGAATTTGCCGAATTTCTGGCAGAGGATCTTAAGCTCAAGCGTGACCTCAAGAAACGCTTTAGCGGCGGCGGAGTTTCGCACATCGATATCGAGCGTGCGGCGGCTCGTCTGAAGATCATCATCTACACTTCGCGCCCGGGCATCATCATCGGCCGTAAAGGTGCCGAGATCGAGAGTCTTCGCGAAGAACTGTCGAGAAAGACCGGCCGCGAGGTTCTGGTCTCGATCCAGGAGATACGCCATCCGGAACTTAATGCACAGTTGCAAGCTGAAAAGATCACACAGCAACTCGAAAAGCGTATTGCGTTTCGCCGTGCGATGAAGAAGACGATGGAAGAGTCGCAGCGTTTTGGAGCCCAGGGCATCAAGGTGATGATCGCTGGCCGCTTGAACGGAGCTGAGATCGCCCGAACGGAATGGTCGCTACAAGGCCGATTGCCGTTGCATACCCTGCGTGCGGACATCGACTATGGTTTTGCCGAGGCACTTACTACGTTTGGCATCATCGGCGTAAAGGTTTGGATCTATCGCGGAGAGATACTTGACCCGAATGCATCGATGGCCCGCGGTACGACCACGGACCCGATGAACGAGGTCAAGGTCGAGCGTGGTGCCGGTCGCGGCGACCGACGCCCGCGTCGCGACGATCGCAACCGATAATATCGTCCTTGGTCATTTGCCCCGGTCATTGGCAAATACGACTCTCTGAAAAGGACAAATGACCATCGACTGAAAAGGAACGAGGTTTATTAGCTATGTTAATGCCGAAAAAGGTCAAGCACCGAAAAGTAATGAAAGGCCGTATGCGTGGTAAAGCTACCCGCGGCGAGCAGATCAGTTTTGGTGACTTTGGACTTAAAGCACTTGAAGCGGGTTGGATTACGGACCGCCAGATCGAAGCAGCACGTATTGCGATGACACGTCACGTAAAGCGTGGAGGTAAGATCTGGATCCGAATGTTCCCCGACAAACCGATCACCAAGAAGCCGGCTGAAACCCGTATGGGCAGTGGTAAGGGTGCTCCGGACCACTGGGTTGCCGTGATCAAACCGGGTCGTGTGATGTATGAGATCCAAGGCGTCGATGAGGCTCTGGCACGAGAGGCGTTTCGCCTGGCGGCCCAGAAGTTGCCGATCAAAACCAAGTTTGTGACTCGTGCCGATGTGGAAGGAGGCATAGTTTAGGATAATGAAGCGAAAGGAACAGATGGAACAGCTGTCGGCAATGACAGTCGACGAATTGAAGGACCAGGCAGATGCGTTAAAGGAATCGCTTTTCCGGTTGAAGTTTCGAAAGACTCTCGGAGTCGGCGAGACGATCAATGACATCCGCCGTGAAAAGAAGACGTTGGCTCGTGTATTCACGTTGCTGAAAAAAGAGGACGCTGAAGCTAAATAAGCTGTCGGACGGCTTGAGAAAATAAGATGGCAAAGAAGAAGAACGAAGAAATCGAAGAAACTACGGTAGAGACGACCGAAACGGCGACAGCCGAAGACGTTGTCGTCGAAACCGCAGCCGCTGAAGAAGCTGCCCCTGTGGCTGAGGAATCAGCATCGACCGATGACGCAGCAGTTGAAGCCGCACCGGCGGTGGAAGAAACCGTAGCTGCGGCCGAAGAGGCAACACCTGCTGTGGAGGCGAAACCAAAGAAGGTTGCGGCACCCAAAGCAGCTAAGAAAGAGGTTGTGGCCGCACCGTCGGACTCCGCCGAAAAGAAAAAGGTCGGCAAACGGGCTGAGAAGGTCGGGATCGTTTCTTCGGACAAGATGATGAAGACGGTGACGGTGCGTGTCGACCGAGTGGTCAAGCATCCGGTCTATCGCAAGTACGTTAAAAAGCGTAAAAAGTTTATGGCTCACGACGAAACCGGTGCCAAGATCGGAGACCGGGTAAGGATAATCGAGACCCGTCCGCTCTCAGCTAAAAAGCGTTGGCGTGTGATCGAGATCATTCAGAAGGCACAGTCGTAGAGAGTTGGGATTCAACTAACAGTCAACTGGTAGAGGAAAAGTTATGATTCAGATGCAGACCTCGTTAACGGTCGCAGACAATTCGGGAGCAAAGCGTGTTGAGATGATCATGCCGGTCGGCGGATCAACCAGCAAGATCGCACGCCTCGGCGACACCATTAAGGTAACCGTCAAGGAAGCTTCACCGGATGGCACCGCTAAGAAAGGTAAAGTTTACAACGCGGTCATCGTCCGCACGCGGAAAGAAGTTCGCCGTAAAGACGGCACATACATCCGGTTCGATGAGAACGCGGCAGTTCTGATCAAGGATGACGGTTCGCCGATCGGCACCCGCGTCTTTGGGCCAGTCGCCCGCGAACTTCGTGAAAAGAACTTTATGAAGATCGTCAGCCTCGCACCGGAGGTTATATAAGAAAATGAAAACGGTTAAGACAGGTACAGTACGGAGCAAGATCAAGCGCGGCGATCAGGTCGTCTTTATTGCGGGCAAAGAGTACAACCGGTACGACAGCGCCGGAAATCGGCAGCCGTATCGCGGCAAGGTGATGGCGGTCGACGTCCGTAACGCAAAGGTAAAGGTCGAGGGTGCGATGATCGTAAAACGTCACCGCAAACCAGTACCGCAACTCAACCGCGAAGGCGGGATCATTGAGCAGGAAGCTTGGGTCAGCATCTCAAACGTTGCTTTGATCGACCCGGAAACCGGCAAGCCGACGCGAGTCAAGATCGAAGAGCGTGACGGCAAGAAGGTCCGAGTCGCCAAAAGTGGCAAGATCGTGGCGGACTCGGGTTCATATAAACGCGAATCGATCAAAAAGCTCGAAGGTGACGAAGCCGAATAGTAAAGACATTTATAGTTTGGAAACGCTTTGAGAGTGATACCCAGACGACAATAGGGAGAGGTCGAAAATGACCAGACTTAAAGAAAAATATAAAAGCGAGATCGCACCGGCATTAGCCAAAGAATTTGAGATCTTGAATCCGATGGCGATACCCAAGGTCGAAAAGATCGTGGTAAATATGGGACTCGGCGAGGCAAGTGCCAACGCAAAGATCCTGGATGTCGCTACCGAGGAACTGAAAGTTGTGACGGGACAGAAACCGGTCGTGACCAAAGCAAAGAAGTCCATCGCGGCATTTAAGCTCCGCCAGGGAATGGCAATTGGGACAATGGTTACGCTTCGCGGCGACCGTATGTACGAGTTCCTTGATCGCCTCATTTCAGTGGCTCTGCCCCGTGTGCGTGACTTTCGCGGTATCTCGGGCAAGGCGTTCGACGGACGTGGAAACTATACGCTCGGCATTCGCGAACAGTTGATCTTTCCGGAGATCGATTTTAATAAGGTCGATAAAACCCGCGGGATGAATATCTCGATCGTAACGACCGCTCGTACTGACGAAGAGGCCCGCTCGCTGCTCAAAGCACTCGGGATGCCCTTTAGACAATAGGTTTAGAACAAAATGGCAAAGATAAGCAAAGTAGTCAAAAACGACCGACGCAAGGTTATGGTGAAGCTCTGGGCTGACCGCCGTGCCGAGGCCAAGAAGATCATCAACAACCCGAAATCGACCGTCGAAGAGGTCGATGCCGCGGTGGTCAAGCTGCAGAAAATGCCGCGTGACGCCAGCCCGATCCGTGTTCGTAACCGATGCTCGCAGTCGGGACGCTCACGCGGGTATTTGAGGAAATTTGGAGTTTCGCGTATTGCCCTTCGCGAATTGGCCCTCGAAGGCCAGATCCCGGGCGTGACGAAATCAAGTTGGTAATTAGGTTGGACGTCCGCGATCCAAGGCCGTGCCAGGGGCACCGGAACCGGGAACGACGAGAATCAACTCAGAAAAAGACGGAGTAAATAGTAATGACAGATCCAATAGCCGATATGCTCACGCGAATTCGTAACGCGATCGCTGCGAATCACACACGTGTTGATATTCCTGGCTCAAAGCTAAAGCTTGAAGTCGCACGCATCCTTAAGGAAGAGGGCTACATTAATAGCTTTACCACTAAGGGCGAAGGCATTAAATATATGATCCGAGTATTCCTTCGCTACGATGCAAAGGGTGTCTCTTCGATCACGCATCTTTCGCGAGTATCGCGTCCGGGCCGCCGCGTTTATGTCGGTTCGGCTGACATCCCGCGTGTCCTTGGCGGTTACGGTATCAATATCGTTTCAACGTCACAAGGATTGATGAGCGGAAAGCAGGCTCGTCGCGACAAGGTCGGCGGTGAGATTTTGGCAGAAGTTTATTAAAGGAAAATGGATGAAGGCGAACTTCCGGAATTGTCCGGTCGTTTGATACCCAATCCGCAAAAGATTATGTCTCGAGTAGGAAAAAAACCGATCACAATCCCGACGGGCGTGACCGTAACGATCAACGATACTTCGCTTGAGGTCAAAGGACCGAAGGGCACTCTGTCAACACCGGTACCGTCCGGCGTCAGCTTTAAGCTCGAAGAGGGAACGCTGACCGCTGAGCGTGCCGGCAAGGATCAAGCCGCATTTCACGGTTTGGCTCGGGCTCTTGCGAATAACGCCATCGTCGGCGTGACCGAGGGATTCACACGGGATATGGATATCGTCGGCGTCGGTTACAAGGCCGATGTCCAGGGCAAGAAGATCAATTTCTCGCTTGGATATTCGCACCCGATCGAATACGCCTTGCCCGACGGAGTCGACGCGAAGACCGAAAGGGTCAACACAAAAACGTCCATCAATCAGTATCAGACGACCATCACGCTTACCGGCATTGATAAGCAGTTGATCGGACAGGTGGCGGCCGAATTGAATCGTTTGAGAAAGCCGGATGCCTACAAGGGCAAGGGCGTGCGATACGCCGATCGGCAGTACAAATTAAAGCCGGGCAAGACCGGTAAATAGTAAATCCTGAACGTTGAGCAGGCAGCGGGCTTGCTAAATGTTCAAACTTTACGATCAACTAAAATTATGGCACAGAAAAGTAGAGCAGAGGTCCGACAAGGGGTTCATAGCCGCATTCGGAAGAAAGTACAGGGTACGGCCGAACGTCCGCGACTCGCAGTATTTCGCAGCCTGAACCATATCTACGCCCAGGTGATAGATGACCGCTCGGGCAAGACGCTCGCAACGGCATCGACGACCGAAAAGGCATTGGCGGGTTCCACCGGCGGAAACGTCGAGGCAGCTAAAATTGTCGGTAAGGCAATCGCTGAACGGGCACAAAAAGCCGGCATCTCGAGCGTTGTTTTTGACCGTGGCGGATACGTTTATCACGGACGGGTTAAAGCCCTGATCGACGCAACCCGCGAAGCGGGACTGAACAAGCACGAAGAAGCCGTTAAGGAATCAGAAGAAAAGAGCAATGACGATAAATAAACAGAGAATTTCTCCGGGCGGGCTTATCCTTAAGGACCAGTTGATCTCGATCAACCGCGTTACCAAGGTTGTTAAGGGCGGTAAGAATATGTCGTTTGCGGCCCTGGTCGTCGTTGGCGACGAGGCCGGTCACGTCGGTTTCGGCACCGGTAAGGCTAAGGAAGTGCCGAATGCGATCAAGAAAGCGGTAGAGGCTGCAAAAAACAACCTCATCCGCGTACCACTGATCGACGGCACCCTGCCACACCAGATGATCGGCGAATACGGAGCGGGACGCGTTCTGCTGAAGCCGGCAAAAGAAGGTACGGGCGTTATCGCCGGCGGTGCCGTGCGTGCCGTGCTGCAGAGCCTCGGCGTACATAACGTGCGAACCAAGATCCTTGGATCGAACAACGCACACAACGTGATCCGTGCTACATTTAACGGCTTGCTCAGGATGAAGGACCCGATCGAGGTCGCACGTCTTCGCGGTAAGCAGGTCGAGGAGTTAGTTTAAGAGTTTGTCGAACGCTGCGGTACCGCTGAGCTAGTATCTCGGTCGTACCGTTTGCAACCGACACTCGTTAGACTTTAAAGAGTTATGGCAAAGAAAGCAGAGAACACCGAAAGCGGAAAGATCAAGATCCAATATTACCGGAGCATGATCGGCTACGCCAAAAAGCAGAAAGAAATCGTCAAGAGCCTTGGTATCACCAAGCTCAATCAGACGGTCGAACTCATCGATTCGGCAGGGACACGCGGGATTGTCGCCAAGGTGCCGCATCTATTGCGAATCGTTGATTAAGGTAATGTAAATCGGCTATCGTCAATCGTAAATAGAGTGATCACTTTTGATACTCCGCTATTTGCGATTTACGGTTTTCGACGAACGAGGGAAAAGATGGCATTAACATTAAATAATTTACACCCGGCTAAGGGCTCGACACATAAGAAGAAGCGCGTGGGACGCGGCCCCGGCTCCGGACTCGGCAAGACCGCCGGACGCGGCCACAAGGGCCAGAAGTCACGCTCGGGCTACAGCAGCCGCCCCGGATTTGAAGGCGGCCAGATGCCCCTGCAGCGTCGGTTGCCCAAGCGCGGATTTACCAACATCTTCAAGAAAGAATGGCTTGAGATCAGCTTGGCTAAGATCGAAGAGAACTTCAATGCAGGTGATGAGATTACCCCGGAGATACTTCACCACCGCGGCCTGATCAAAAAGGCAAAACACGACCTGGTCATCCTCGGCAACGGCGATGTTACTAAATCGTTCAAGATCTCGGCTCATCGTTTTACCAAAACAGCCAAAGATAAGATCGAAAAGGTCGGTGGAACCGCTACGGTGATCGTGAGAGCCCCCAAAGCAGTTGAGGCAGAAGCCTAGTTCGTTGATCGTCATTCGTTGAGCTATATTTCGCACGGCCTCACGGCGGCGTTATACAGCGAACGACAAACAAAGATATGGAAAAGTTTTTTGGTGCCGTTCAAAACATGTTCAAGATCCCGGAACTGCGGAGGCGTATCCTCTTCACGCTCGGGCTCTTGGCGGTTTATCGTTTTGGTGCACACGTTCAGGCTCCCGGGATCAATAAGGTGCGACTTGAACAGGTTTGGGGCGAAGTGGCGGGCACGTTGCTTGGCGTACTGGATCTCTTCTCGGGCGGAAACTTTCGTACGATCTCTGTCTTTGCACTTGGCGTCACGCCCTATATTACGGCGTCGATCATAATGCAGCTGATGCCCGTACTTTCGCCTGCGATCAAAAAGATCCAGGAAGAGGGCGAGGTCGGACGTCAGAAGATGAATCAATGGACGCGGTACCTGACGGTTGTGCTTTGCTCGGTCCAGACATTTTTCGTCGCGACCTGGCTACACCGAAACGGCATAATTGCCGAGACGTGGTGGGCAACGTCGATGGTCGTTATAACGCTTACGACGGGTACGATCTTTGTGATGTGGCTCGGTGAACAGATCACCGAACGCGGCGTCGGAAACGGCATATCATTGCTTATTTTTGCTGGTATCGTGATCGGTCTGCCCCGCGGCCTGACCCAGATCAGTGACCGCGTGAGTGCGGGCGATGCAATGCAGACGCTGGGCGTCTTGTTCCTCGTCATAGTGATCGTGGCTTTGATCGCATTGATCGTATACGTCGAATCGGCCCGCCGCAACATAGCGATCAGCTATGCCAACCGGCGCGTCGGCAACCAGACCGTCCGCGGACAGGAAACAAGTCTGCCGCTGAAGATCAATATGGGCGGCGTTATCCCGGTCATTTTTGCATCATCGGTGCTGGCATTGCCACAGACTATGTTCTCGGCATTTCCGCCGGATCCGAATGCACCGAATTCCATGTGGAGCAAAGTGTATGCATTTATGCAGCAGTTCCACGGCGGCGATCCTTACTACGAGCTGTTTTTCCTTTCGATGATCGTCCTGTTCACGTTCTTTTACATCACGATCATCTTCAATACGGATGAAGTTGCAGATAATTTAAGAAAGCACGGTGGATTTATTGCCGGTATTCGTCCCGGTGCTCCGACGGCAGAGTATCTGAACGGCATCTTGACTAGGTTGACCACGGTCGGTGCGTTGTACCTTGCGTTCGTCGCATTTGCTCCGCAGCTTTTGCTCAGTGGATTCAAGGTTGCCCGTCTACCGTTCATTGGAACGGCTCTTGATAACTTTTTTACCTCGACGCCCGGCCTTAGTTGGATACCGACCGGTTTGGGATACCAGTTCTACTTTGGCGGTAC
Protein-coding sequences here:
- the rplD gene encoding 50S ribosomal protein L4, which translates into the protein MPTVKVRNLKNKEVGEVELADAVFGVELNEALIHSAVMNYQANGRQGTSATKTRGNVSGSGRKLWKQKGTGRARIASLRSPLWKGGGNVHGPQPRDWSYQMPKKMRRGALRSALSERLREGNLIIIDEFGIANAKTSEFLGVLDTLGLVENKKRAKTLIIDSLDNENLILSSRNIQKTKVTNSFGLNIYDIIYHEKLLISKAALAELSALLDPKRETGKVAAAVVEVEVEEKPKAKKEAKPKAVKAPKAEAAPVVEEAPAVETAEEATENE
- the rplW gene encoding 50S ribosomal protein L23, with amino-acid sequence MSSLGVWDILKSPVITEKSVILKEDSTEENDTRKQGQVLTFRVDKKANKIAIKAAVEEIFNVKVAAVRTIQYDGKVKKRGRIEGRRPGFKKAYVTLRKGEPMVDYAEAI
- the rplB gene encoding 50S ribosomal protein L2 — its product is MGIKRLKPTSPARRYQTYLTRDELTPNAVPEKSLLEAKKRISGRNNDGRITIRRRGGGHKRFYRIIDFKRDKSGIPGKVAQLEYDPNRSAHIALINYLDGEKRYILAPVGLTVGTMILSGEDADILPGNALPIKNIPLGTEVHNIELRPGKGGQMVRSAGGFAQIVAKDGAFAQLRMPSGEVRKVPVVCMATVGQVGNTEHENVSLGKAGRSRWMGRRPKVRGVAMNPVDHPHGGGEGKTSGGRNPVTPWGQPTRGYKTRRNKRTTNMIVKDRRRK
- the rpsS gene encoding 30S ribosomal protein S19; the protein is MPRSLKKGPFIDLSVQKTLRRILEGGPKPPAIKTWSRRSTISPDMVGLTFGVHNGKRHIPVFVTENMVGHKLGEFSPTRMFKGHPGTKAEKMAKRK
- the rplV gene encoding 50S ribosomal protein L22; the protein is MEAIAKLKHLKGSPRKARLVIDLIRGQNVSQALSILKFTDKRAALPISKCLNSAIANATYLAEQQNIAIDPDDLWVNLCFVDMGPTKNRRRMRPAPQGRAYREQRHYCHITIQVTSEDKPKTEKQLLAEASKKVKPLGKKLAAKAAGAEPKKAKAEKPVADAIVEEVVETTPVVETVEEAVVETAAETVETVETTEAEAPVETVEAENADAPAAESEDAEKKD
- the rpsC gene encoding 30S ribosomal protein S3, whose product is MGQKVHPYGFRVGYNKDWHSHWFAKGEFAEFLAEDLKLKRDLKKRFSGGGVSHIDIERAAARLKIIIYTSRPGIIIGRKGAEIESLREELSRKTGREVLVSIQEIRHPELNAQLQAEKITQQLEKRIAFRRAMKKTMEESQRFGAQGIKVMIAGRLNGAEIARTEWSLQGRLPLHTLRADIDYGFAEALTTFGIIGVKVWIYRGEILDPNASMARGTTTDPMNEVKVERGAGRGDRRPRRDDRNR
- the rplP gene encoding 50S ribosomal protein L16 — its product is MLMPKKVKHRKVMKGRMRGKATRGEQISFGDFGLKALEAGWITDRQIEAARIAMTRHVKRGGKIWIRMFPDKPITKKPAETRMGSGKGAPDHWVAVIKPGRVMYEIQGVDEALAREAFRLAAQKLPIKTKFVTRADVEGGIV
- the rpmC gene encoding 50S ribosomal protein L29; this translates as MKRKEQMEQLSAMTVDELKDQADALKESLFRLKFRKTLGVGETINDIRREKKTLARVFTLLKKEDAEAK
- the rpsQ gene encoding 30S ribosomal protein S17 — its product is MAKKKNEEIEETTVETTETATAEDVVVETAAAEEAAPVAEESASTDDAAVEAAPAVEETVAAAEEATPAVEAKPKKVAAPKAAKKEVVAAPSDSAEKKKVGKRAEKVGIVSSDKMMKTVTVRVDRVVKHPVYRKYVKKRKKFMAHDETGAKIGDRVRIIETRPLSAKKRWRVIEIIQKAQS
- the rplN gene encoding 50S ribosomal protein L14: MIQMQTSLTVADNSGAKRVEMIMPVGGSTSKIARLGDTIKVTVKEASPDGTAKKGKVYNAVIVRTRKEVRRKDGTYIRFDENAAVLIKDDGSPIGTRVFGPVARELREKNFMKIVSLAPEVI
- the rplX gene encoding 50S ribosomal protein L24; amino-acid sequence: MKTVKTGTVRSKIKRGDQVVFIAGKEYNRYDSAGNRQPYRGKVMAVDVRNAKVKVEGAMIVKRHRKPVPQLNREGGIIEQEAWVSISNVALIDPETGKPTRVKIEERDGKKVRVAKSGKIVADSGSYKRESIKKLEGDEAE
- the rplE gene encoding 50S ribosomal protein L5, translating into MTRLKEKYKSEIAPALAKEFEILNPMAIPKVEKIVVNMGLGEASANAKILDVATEELKVVTGQKPVVTKAKKSIAAFKLRQGMAIGTMVTLRGDRMYEFLDRLISVALPRVRDFRGISGKAFDGRGNYTLGIREQLIFPEIDFNKVDKTRGMNISIVTTARTDEEARSLLKALGMPFRQ
- the rpsN gene encoding 30S ribosomal protein S14; this translates as MAKISKVVKNDRRKVMVKLWADRRAEAKKIINNPKSTVEEVDAAVVKLQKMPRDASPIRVRNRCSQSGRSRGYLRKFGVSRIALRELALEGQIPGVTKSSW
- the rpsH gene encoding 30S ribosomal protein S8, encoding MVMTDPIADMLTRIRNAIAANHTRVDIPGSKLKLEVARILKEEGYINSFTTKGEGIKYMIRVFLRYDAKGVSSITHLSRVSRPGRRVYVGSADIPRVLGGYGINIVSTSQGLMSGKQARRDKVGGEILAEVY
- the rplF gene encoding 50S ribosomal protein L6, whose translation is MSRVGKKPITIPTGVTVTINDTSLEVKGPKGTLSTPVPSGVSFKLEEGTLTAERAGKDQAAFHGLARALANNAIVGVTEGFTRDMDIVGVGYKADVQGKKINFSLGYSHPIEYALPDGVDAKTERVNTKTSINQYQTTITLTGIDKQLIGQVAAELNRLRKPDAYKGKGVRYADRQYKLKPGKTGK
- the rplR gene encoding 50S ribosomal protein L18 — its product is MAQKSRAEVRQGVHSRIRKKVQGTAERPRLAVFRSLNHIYAQVIDDRSGKTLATASTTEKALAGSTGGNVEAAKIVGKAIAERAQKAGISSVVFDRGGYVYHGRVKALIDATREAGLNKHEEAVKESEEKSNDDK
- the rpsE gene encoding 30S ribosomal protein S5 — its product is MTINKQRISPGGLILKDQLISINRVTKVVKGGKNMSFAALVVVGDEAGHVGFGTGKAKEVPNAIKKAVEAAKNNLIRVPLIDGTLPHQMIGEYGAGRVLLKPAKEGTGVIAGGAVRAVLQSLGVHNVRTKILGSNNAHNVIRATFNGLLRMKDPIEVARLRGKQVEELV
- the rpmD gene encoding 50S ribosomal protein L30, translating into MAKKAENTESGKIKIQYYRSMIGYAKKQKEIVKSLGITKLNQTVELIDSAGTRGIVAKVPHLLRIVD
- the rplO gene encoding 50S ribosomal protein L15 translates to MALTLNNLHPAKGSTHKKKRVGRGPGSGLGKTAGRGHKGQKSRSGYSSRPGFEGGQMPLQRRLPKRGFTNIFKKEWLEISLAKIEENFNAGDEITPEILHHRGLIKKAKHDLVILGNGDVTKSFKISAHRFTKTAKDKIEKVGGTATVIVRAPKAVEAEA